Sequence from the Sulfuracidifex tepidarius genome:
CTCGTGTCGATCTCCTTTTTTAATCCATTATACACTTCCCTAACGTATCTACCTATCCCTGTTACTTTGCTGATGTCATTGTCAAAGTCGTTCTTAGAAGCTATTAAAAGTACTTTCATCGATTTTATTATTAGCTGTAATCATTAAAGCTATTTGTGAAGATAACAGTAGTGACGTCAGGGTTAGGATCAAACTACTCTGGAGGAAGCGTGCATGTTAGTAATGTGATTAAAAGACTTACAAACTACTTTGATGTTGAATTCATTCCGTCTATAAACTTTTTTGTGTCAAACCGAAACGCAAATACAGAGATTGAAAATATAAGAAAGTTTAATATAAAGATTCCAGATATTTATAATTCTTTAGATTTTAGTAAATTAAAACCGTCTTTCTTGCCCTACTCTTTCTCTATATATAAAGAGTATTCTGAGAAAGTCAATTTAGACTCTGATTTTATCTACGACCCAGACTACACGACCCCAGAGAGCGTTTTTTTGTCTAACAGAAGTGGAATACTTCTGGGCATAACTCTTCATGAACCACTTTATCCTCTCAATCAATCGATTCTTTATACTTACTACACGTTAAGACCCTTCTTTTTTCAATCAATTGATTATTTTGTAAAAAGATCTATAGGTCTTTACTTATTAACTAGAACTAAGGAAAAATATATTCGTGATGCTAGACATCTGAATTTTATTGCAGGTGTAAGTGAAAGTACCTTAAGTTCTGTTAAGGCTCAAAGAATTAGAAAATATATTCTTTATCCAGGCAACGGAGTAGATAAGGAGTTATTAAGTTATAGAACTAAAAACAAGGAAGACTATGTTGTTTTCTGGACCACACTGATACCTCCTAAAGGCATTTTAAATATTCTTTATATCGTAAATCTGCTTAAAAAGAGAGGGATTCAGGTTAAGGTAAAAATAATGGGAAAATTTCTCTATGAAAAATTCAAAAAGTTCTTTTTAGAATATATCAAAGAAAATTCCCTAGAAATAGAATATCTAGGCTTCTTAGAAAAAAGAGAGTTATATAAAGTTGTGTCAAAAGCTAGACTCCTTCTATATCCCTCTTTAGCAGACGGATTCTCTATTACAATCTTAGAATCTTTAGCCTTAGGCACTCCAGTAATAGCTTACTCCCTTCCTACAGTTTACTCCGTATATAAGGATATTCCTGCAATAAAATTTGTCAAAGAAGGAGATGTGAAGAGTATGGCTAATGAATTGGAAAACGAATTGAAGAGCTACAAATTACTTAATGCAGTTTTCGATGAAAAGACTACGTCATTTATTGAGTTTCATAATTGGGATAAGGTAGCGGAAAACGTGGCTAGTATCATTAAAGAGTCATTGAGCTAGACCACCACCCAATTTTTTAGTAAAGAAAGAGAATTGTCTTGATGAAGATTCTGATCTCACCACCAATGAGGTTCGGCGAGGAGTTAACTGGTGCCGCTCGGAGAACCCTTGAAGTCTACAGCAGAATAGGTGAGGAGGTCTACTTATGTGTAGATAGACACACTTTGACTAAAGTAGACCCTACTATTTCACCCCTTTTAAAGAAGTTTAAACTTGTGGAGAGTAGTAGTACCTCAAGAAAGGACTATATCCAAGGCTTATTGCGCTGTTTATCTGTGGCCAGAAAAGTGGACGTAGTGCTAAGTTATTCTGAATTTTCGCTAAGCATGTCTTACTCTTATCTTCTCTCCCTTCTCTCAGGTAAACCCCTTTTAATCTTCGTTCATCATGTCACCGAAGAGCTTAGGGGAGACTCTAGACTGTATTTCCTTATCAAGTTAGCATTTATGAGAAGTAAAGGGATAATTTGTTTGGATAACCCCGAAGTCTTTGATGAGACGAAGAGGATGTTTCCGAAAAAGAGAATATTAATGTCTACCAACGGTATCGACGTAAAGGAGTATTATACTTCCGACGAAAAGATATGTGACGGCCTCTTCATAGGTAATTACGGTGAAAGGAAGGGAGTCGACTACCTTTCAAAGATCTGGGATCTTGTTTCTGAGAAAGAAAGAGATGCTAGGCTTTGCATAATTGGAAAGGGTTGGAAGGAAATTCCGAGAAACGCAGTATATTACGGCTTTGTGAGCGAAGAAAGAAAGAAGGAAATTTTGGCTAAGTCTAAGGTCTTCATATTCCCCTCACTTTATGAAGGGTTTTCTTTAGTTACCGCAGAGGCCTTGGCTTCTTACTTACCAGTAGTGACATGGGACTTACCTTGGGCTAAG
This genomic interval carries:
- a CDS encoding glycosyltransferase; protein product: MKITVVTSGLGSNYSGGSVHVSNVIKRLTNYFDVEFIPSINFFVSNRNANTEIENIRKFNIKIPDIYNSLDFSKLKPSFLPYSFSIYKEYSEKVNLDSDFIYDPDYTTPESVFLSNRSGILLGITLHEPLYPLNQSILYTYYTLRPFFFQSIDYFVKRSIGLYLLTRTKEKYIRDARHLNFIAGVSESTLSSVKAQRIRKYILYPGNGVDKELLSYRTKNKEDYVVFWTTLIPPKGILNILYIVNLLKKRGIQVKVKIMGKFLYEKFKKFFLEYIKENSLEIEYLGFLEKRELYKVVSKARLLLYPSLADGFSITILESLALGTPVIAYSLPTVYSVYKDIPAIKFVKEGDVKSMANELENELKSYKLLNAVFDEKTTSFIEFHNWDKVAENVASIIKESLS
- a CDS encoding glycosyltransferase family 4 protein, translated to MKILISPPMRFGEELTGAARRTLEVYSRIGEEVYLCVDRHTLTKVDPTISPLLKKFKLVESSSTSRKDYIQGLLRCLSVARKVDVVLSYSEFSLSMSYSYLLSLLSGKPLLIFVHHVTEELRGDSRLYFLIKLAFMRSKGIICLDNPEVFDETKRMFPKKRILMSTNGIDVKEYYTSDEKICDGLFIGNYGERKGVDYLSKIWDLVSEKERDARLCIIGKGWKEIPRNAVYYGFVSEERKKEILAKSKVFIFPSLYEGFSLVTAEALASYLPVVTWDLPWAKRFLTVKISPYDVEKFSNAIIDLLKGEEKRRKLGEEGRKFAETLTWNVASDMEKKALYEILYH